Proteins found in one Vagococcus carniphilus genomic segment:
- a CDS encoding NUDIX hydrolase, with protein sequence MSSFTSKTEERHYYETQVSEQEFLNWYKQQHFPTQDMPSVTVDMVLFCYNKEMDDFKVLLIKRNTHPFQNSWALPGGFVQKGEATSDSCIRETKEETNVSITRSHIEQLHTFSTPNRDPRGWVITVSYLAFIGEEPLKAGDQASDASWFSLERKGNLLYLKNPDESEIVLNIETGESLGKETLAFDHSEIIIKAFNRVCNKMYHEPQILRVLGNQFTITEARKVYAKFLGVNYREIDHSNFKKSMLPFFKEIGEKPTGVGRPSKIYELHF encoded by the coding sequence ATGTCTTCATTTACATCAAAAACCGAGGAACGTCATTATTATGAAACACAAGTTTCTGAACAAGAATTTTTAAACTGGTATAAACAACAACATTTTCCTACACAAGATATGCCATCTGTCACTGTTGACATGGTTCTATTTTGTTACAATAAAGAAATGGATGATTTTAAAGTACTTTTGATTAAAAGAAATACCCACCCTTTCCAAAATTCATGGGCCTTACCGGGAGGGTTTGTTCAAAAGGGAGAAGCAACTTCTGATAGTTGTATTAGAGAGACGAAAGAAGAAACAAATGTGTCTATTACAAGAAGTCACATTGAGCAACTCCATACCTTCAGTACACCTAACCGGGACCCTCGTGGCTGGGTGATTACAGTCAGCTACTTAGCCTTTATTGGCGAAGAACCATTAAAAGCTGGTGATCAAGCATCTGATGCGTCATGGTTTTCATTAGAAAGAAAAGGAAATCTTCTTTACTTAAAGAATCCTGATGAATCAGAGATTGTTCTTAATATTGAAACAGGTGAGTCTCTAGGAAAAGAAACGTTAGCATTTGACCACTCAGAAATTATTATTAAAGCTTTTAACCGTGTCTGTAATAAAATGTACCATGAACCACAAATCTTGCGCGTTTTAGGAAATCAGTTTACAATTACAGAAGCAAGAAAAGTTTATGCTAAGTTTTTAGGAGTCAATTATAGAGAAATTGACCACTCAAACTTTAAGAAATCTATGTTACCTTTTTTTAAGGAAATTGGCGAAAAACCTACTGGGGTTGGCCGTCCTTCAAAAATCTACGAATTACACTTTTAA
- the abc-f gene encoding ribosomal protection-like ABC-F family protein yields the protein MSIKINQVKKYIGERLLIDIPDLTLGDGERIGIVGKNGSGKTTLLKMIEGKVKVDEGSINCSGEVTVIDQFLKEDSQKSGGEQTKEKIRESLAHYSDILLADEPTNHLDSEGRAYLIRELGHFKGLVLTVSHDRDFLNQVSDSILEIDNGSVRLYPGNYDNYLSQKEVEEKEYAKKYDNYVQEKNRLEGSIQELHDKSSGIKKAPKRMGNSEARLHKRGKGQTAKKALSKQALAIETRLDKLERIEKPRKEKQLVIPFAEGQVIHKKQVIEATTFNLSVGNKKLLLDSQFQIPTGKKTALIGSNGVGKTTLLKAILNKEAQLTVSEKAKFAYFSQSFNQLDESSTVLKNVQETSIYEPQAARDLLAHLLFRGEAVKKEVNVLSGGERTKVAIAKMILSESNVLILDEPTNHLDIESLNVLEESLKSYQGTIIFVSHDSYFVKAVADNVLEIKDRKIVKTFEKARPLKREKKKEDKMILEMRKTSLLSQLSLPGDETKKQALEKELEEVLIRLKN from the coding sequence ATGTCTATAAAAATAAATCAAGTAAAGAAATACATTGGAGAAAGATTATTAATTGATATACCTGATCTAACGTTAGGTGATGGTGAAAGAATTGGGATTGTTGGGAAGAACGGAAGCGGGAAAACAACGCTTCTTAAAATGATTGAAGGAAAAGTCAAAGTGGATGAAGGTTCTATTAATTGTTCTGGTGAAGTAACTGTTATTGATCAATTCTTAAAAGAAGATAGTCAAAAAAGCGGTGGAGAACAAACAAAGGAAAAAATACGAGAGAGTTTAGCCCATTACAGTGATATTTTATTAGCAGATGAACCAACTAATCATCTGGATTCAGAAGGTCGTGCTTATTTAATAAGAGAACTAGGTCATTTTAAAGGACTGGTTTTAACCGTTTCTCATGACAGAGATTTTTTAAATCAAGTAAGTGATAGTATTTTAGAAATAGATAACGGAAGTGTTAGATTATATCCTGGAAACTATGATAATTACTTGTCTCAAAAAGAAGTTGAAGAAAAAGAATACGCTAAAAAGTATGATAATTATGTCCAAGAGAAAAATCGTTTAGAAGGCTCGATTCAAGAGTTACACGATAAAAGTTCAGGTATCAAGAAAGCTCCCAAAAGGATGGGAAACTCTGAAGCGAGACTTCATAAAAGAGGAAAAGGTCAGACTGCTAAAAAAGCTTTATCTAAACAAGCGTTAGCCATTGAAACGAGGTTAGATAAATTAGAAAGAATTGAAAAACCTCGAAAAGAAAAGCAGTTAGTTATTCCGTTTGCAGAAGGTCAAGTTATCCATAAGAAACAAGTAATTGAAGCAACAACTTTTAATTTGTCTGTGGGAAATAAGAAACTACTGTTGGATAGTCAATTTCAAATTCCTACTGGGAAAAAGACAGCATTAATAGGAAGCAATGGTGTAGGCAAAACAACTTTATTAAAAGCTATCCTAAATAAAGAGGCTCAGTTAACGGTGTCAGAAAAAGCCAAATTTGCCTATTTTAGCCAGTCGTTTAATCAATTGGATGAATCTTCTACGGTACTGAAAAACGTTCAGGAAACGTCAATCTATGAGCCTCAAGCAGCAAGAGACTTGTTAGCCCATTTATTATTTAGAGGTGAGGCTGTCAAAAAGGAAGTAAACGTCCTTAGTGGGGGAGAGCGAACTAAAGTTGCCATTGCCAAAATGATTTTAAGTGAGAGTAATGTCTTGATTTTAGATGAGCCAACTAACCATTTGGATATTGAGTCTTTAAACGTTTTAGAAGAATCACTTAAATCGTATCAAGGTACGATTATATTTGTTAGTCATGATAGTTATTTCGTTAAGGCTGTTGCTGATAATGTGTTGGAAATTAAAGATAGAAAAATAGTAAAAACCTTTGAAAAGGCAAGACCGCTTAAACGAGAAAAGAAAAAAGAAGATAAAATGATTTTAGAAATGAGAAAAACCTCTTTACTGTCGCAGTTATCTTTACCTGGAGATGAAACTAAGAAACAAGCGTTAGAAAAAGAATTAGAAGAGGTTCTAATACGATTAAAAAATTAA
- a CDS encoding rhodanese-like domain-containing protein, which produces MFLFKKVPSISIQQLEEKLKQPIELIDVRSEMEFSQGHIPKAKNIPLDKIASYQPKTKKSIYLICHSGARSKQAAKFLNDKGFDAYNIDGGMMRWTKQLKVGK; this is translated from the coding sequence ATGTTTCTATTTAAAAAAGTACCTAGTATTTCAATCCAACAGTTAGAAGAAAAGTTAAAACAACCCATCGAATTGATTGATGTCAGGAGTGAAATGGAGTTTAGTCAAGGTCATATTCCAAAGGCTAAAAATATTCCTTTAGATAAAATAGCTTCTTATCAACCCAAAACCAAAAAGTCAATTTATTTAATTTGTCATTCAGGAGCAAGAAGTAAACAAGCTGCTAAATTCTTAAATGATAAAGGATTTGACGCTTATAATATTGATGGTGGTATGATGCGTTGGACAAAACAATTAAAGGTAGGTAAATAA
- a CDS encoding FAD-dependent oxidoreductase gives MRTVIIGGVAGGMSAATRLRRLDEQMEIVILEKGPYVSFANCGLPYYVSGEISQREDLLVQTPEKLKARFNLDVRPYSEATEIDGKEKTVTVQDANGVYELSYDKLILSPGAKPFIPPFEGIDEAKNVFTLRNVPDVDKIMTSLEKDKPKKAVVIGAGFIGLEMAENLAKVGIEVTIIEMAPHVLPTVDYEMAAFITNELQANGLKVLTGKSVVAFKEEGKKLVLDSGEEIETDLVILSVGVRPENELAQTAGVELGMRGGILVDDSYETSVKDIYAVGDAIIVTNQITKEDTMIALASPANRQGRQVADVIAGMKRVNKGSIGTAIVRVFNQSIASTGLTERQLNQLGYDFHVIHVDGKNHAGYYPGASTIFLKLLFNPKTGEIYGAQGVGPDGVDKRIDILATAIKGNLTVEDLPELELTYAPPFGSAKDVVNMAGYTALNIMENVAENIQLHELEKAQEQGAYLVDVRTKDEFSRGSIPGFINLPLNELRSRMSELPKDKEIILSCHSGQRSYIAQRMLLQHGFKVKNLDGSYLLYQAVNG, from the coding sequence ATGAGAACAGTGATTATTGGTGGCGTTGCAGGTGGGATGTCAGCTGCAACTCGTTTAAGACGTTTAGATGAGCAGATGGAAATTGTTATTCTTGAAAAAGGACCTTATGTTTCTTTTGCTAATTGTGGATTACCCTACTATGTATCTGGTGAAATAAGCCAAAGAGAAGATTTACTTGTTCAGACACCTGAAAAGCTAAAAGCTCGTTTTAATTTAGATGTTAGACCTTACTCAGAAGCAACAGAGATAGACGGAAAAGAAAAGACTGTAACTGTACAAGATGCTAATGGTGTTTACGAATTAAGTTATGATAAATTAATTTTATCACCAGGAGCAAAACCATTTATTCCACCTTTTGAAGGAATTGATGAGGCAAAAAATGTTTTTACATTAAGAAATGTTCCCGATGTAGATAAAATTATGACGTCACTTGAAAAGGACAAACCAAAAAAAGCAGTAGTCATTGGTGCTGGTTTTATTGGGTTAGAGATGGCTGAAAATTTAGCTAAAGTGGGGATTGAGGTAACAATTATCGAAATGGCACCTCATGTTTTACCAACGGTTGATTATGAGATGGCAGCTTTTATTACAAATGAGCTACAAGCAAACGGCTTAAAGGTGTTAACTGGAAAAAGTGTTGTTGCATTCAAAGAAGAGGGCAAGAAACTAGTATTGGATTCAGGGGAAGAAATTGAAACAGACTTAGTTATTTTGTCCGTTGGCGTTCGACCTGAAAATGAGTTAGCGCAAACAGCTGGTGTTGAATTAGGTATGCGTGGGGGAATCTTAGTAGATGACTCTTATGAAACGTCAGTTAAGGATATTTATGCAGTAGGAGACGCGATTATTGTTACCAATCAAATTACAAAAGAAGATACAATGATAGCTCTAGCATCACCAGCTAATCGACAAGGACGTCAAGTAGCTGATGTGATTGCAGGAATGAAACGAGTAAATAAAGGCAGTATCGGAACAGCGATTGTTCGTGTCTTTAACCAATCGATTGCGTCAACTGGTTTAACAGAAAGACAATTAAATCAACTAGGCTATGATTTTCATGTAATTCATGTAGATGGTAAAAACCATGCAGGGTATTATCCAGGAGCAAGTACTATTTTCTTGAAACTATTGTTTAATCCAAAAACGGGTGAAATTTATGGTGCTCAAGGGGTTGGTCCTGATGGAGTTGATAAGCGAATAGATATCTTAGCAACAGCAATTAAAGGAAATTTAACTGTGGAAGACTTACCAGAGTTAGAATTAACCTATGCGCCTCCTTTTGGTTCTGCCAAAGATGTTGTTAACATGGCTGGTTATACAGCTCTAAATATTATGGAGAATGTAGCTGAAAATATTCAACTTCATGAATTAGAAAAGGCTCAAGAACAAGGCGCCTACTTAGTTGATGTGAGAACAAAAGATGAGTTTAGTCGCGGCAGTATCCCGGGTTTTATCAACCTACCTTTAAATGAATTAAGAAGTCGCATGTCTGAGTTACCTAAAGACAAAGAGATTATTTTAAGTTGTCATAGTGGTCAAAGAAGTTACATCGCGCAACGTATGCTATTACAACATGGCTTTAAAGTGAAAAATTTAGATGGTTCCTATTTGCTTTATCAAGCAGTTAACGGCTAA
- a CDS encoding metal-sensing transcriptional repressor produces MTGSKETKKKIENRLKRSEGQIRGVLKMLEEDKDCRDVVIQLSAIRSSIDRAIGVIVAENLKDCLAMDDLSEDEKEEKIKEAIELVVKK; encoded by the coding sequence GTGACGGGGTCAAAGGAGACAAAGAAAAAAATAGAGAATCGACTGAAAAGAAGTGAAGGACAAATTCGTGGTGTTTTAAAAATGCTAGAAGAAGACAAAGATTGTCGAGACGTGGTCATTCAACTTTCAGCGATTCGCTCAAGTATTGATCGAGCGATTGGTGTGATTGTTGCTGAAAATTTGAAGGATTGTCTAGCAATGGACGATTTAAGTGAAGATGAAAAAGAAGAAAAAATCAAAGAAGCTATTGAACTTGTTGTTAAAAAATGA
- a CDS encoding methionine ABC transporter ATP-binding protein, whose translation MSIIELKNVSKTYQTKQKQVTAVNQVNLTIEKGEIFGIIGYSGAGKSSLIRLLNNLESPTSGEVVINDKNVNQLKGKELRDFRKKIGMIFQHFNLLWSRTVIDNILLPLELSKVPKEERVKRAEELIKLVGLEGKEKAFPNELSGGQKQRVGIARALANEPEILLCDEATSALDPQTTDEVLDLLLDINQKLDLTIVLITHEMNVIRKICHKVAVMELGQVIESGEVLSVFKNPQNKVTEKFVKQDALVDGEENEEAISYLLDAYPEGMIVKLLFEGDKATEAVISKAIREFSIDINVLQANIRQTNQTSFGTMLVQLTGEANLLSESIVFFEKNGLGVEVIQYG comes from the coding sequence ATGAGCATCATTGAATTAAAGAATGTATCTAAAACATATCAAACAAAACAAAAACAAGTAACAGCAGTCAATCAAGTCAATTTGACGATTGAAAAAGGTGAAATTTTTGGCATTATCGGTTATTCAGGAGCAGGAAAAAGTTCCTTAATCCGTTTGTTAAATAATTTAGAAAGTCCAACATCAGGCGAAGTTGTTATTAACGACAAAAATGTGAATCAACTAAAAGGAAAAGAGTTACGAGATTTTAGGAAAAAAATTGGGATGATTTTCCAACATTTTAATTTACTTTGGTCAAGAACTGTTATTGATAATATTTTACTTCCTCTTGAGTTGAGTAAAGTACCAAAAGAAGAGCGGGTAAAAAGAGCAGAAGAGTTAATTAAATTAGTTGGTTTAGAAGGAAAAGAAAAAGCATTTCCTAACGAGTTGTCAGGTGGGCAAAAACAAAGAGTCGGTATTGCAAGAGCGTTAGCTAATGAACCTGAAATTCTTCTATGTGATGAAGCGACAAGTGCTTTAGATCCTCAAACCACAGATGAAGTCCTTGATTTATTATTAGATATTAACCAAAAATTAGATTTGACAATTGTCCTGATCACTCATGAGATGAATGTGATTCGAAAAATTTGTCATAAGGTAGCTGTTATGGAACTTGGACAAGTGATTGAATCTGGAGAAGTGTTATCTGTCTTTAAAAATCCTCAAAATAAAGTAACAGAGAAATTTGTTAAACAGGATGCTTTAGTTGATGGGGAAGAAAATGAAGAGGCTATTTCATATCTCTTAGATGCTTATCCAGAAGGGATGATTGTCAAACTATTATTTGAAGGAGATAAAGCAACTGAAGCAGTTATCTCAAAAGCGATTCGAGAGTTTTCAATTGATATTAATGTTTTACAAGCTAATATTCGTCAAACGAATCAAACTTCATTTGGAACAATGCTGGTTCAGTTAACTGGAGAGGCTAATCTATTAAGTGAAAGTATCGTATTCTTTGAGAAAAATGGCTTAGGAGTGGAGGTAATCCAGTATGGATAA
- a CDS encoding MetQ/NlpA family ABC transporter substrate-binding protein: MDKRNTSSEEVSGKKIGASFGLIVVVAASLFFLVGNSGEADTKAPTPVKDKLVVGASTTPHAEILEEAKPLLKEKGYDLEIKVFQDFVLPNKALAEKELDANYFQHIPYLEKEIEDKHYDFANAGAIHLEKMAFYSKSVKKLDDIKDGATVLVSNSQTDWGRVITMLQDAKLIKVKEGTDLVTATFDDIAENPKNLTFKYDIDPAIMTTAYQNNEGDLIAINANFAENIGLNPEKDGVIIESNNSPYANVIATRTKDKDDKRVKALIDVLHSKEIKEFINKKWNGTISVVD, from the coding sequence ATTGATAAAAGAAATACATCAAGTGAAGAAGTTAGTGGAAAGAAAATTGGAGCTAGTTTTGGTTTAATTGTTGTTGTAGCAGCTAGTTTGTTCTTCTTAGTTGGAAATAGTGGGGAAGCTGATACAAAAGCACCAACTCCAGTAAAAGATAAATTAGTTGTTGGTGCTTCAACAACGCCTCATGCTGAAATTTTAGAAGAGGCAAAACCTCTTTTAAAAGAAAAAGGATACGACTTAGAAATTAAAGTTTTCCAAGATTTTGTATTACCTAACAAAGCTTTAGCTGAGAAAGAACTAGATGCGAATTACTTCCAACACATTCCTTATTTAGAAAAAGAAATCGAAGATAAACATTATGATTTTGCTAATGCAGGAGCAATACATTTGGAAAAAATGGCTTTTTATTCTAAGTCAGTTAAAAAACTAGATGATATAAAAGATGGAGCAACAGTCTTAGTAAGTAACTCTCAAACAGATTGGGGACGCGTGATTACCATGCTTCAAGATGCGAAACTAATTAAAGTAAAAGAAGGAACAGATTTAGTAACAGCAACTTTTGATGATATTGCAGAGAATCCTAAAAATTTAACCTTTAAATATGATATTGATCCAGCTATCATGACAACGGCTTATCAAAATAATGAAGGAGATTTAATTGCAATTAATGCAAACTTTGCAGAAAACATTGGTTTAAATCCTGAGAAGGATGGCGTGATTATTGAAAGTAATAACTCACCTTATGCCAATGTTATTGCCACACGTACCAAAGACAAAGACGATAAACGGGTGAAAGCATTAATCGATGTACTTCACTCAAAAGAAATCAAAGAATTTATCAATAAGAAATGGAACGGGACCATCTCTGTTGTTGATTAA
- a CDS encoding MetQ/NlpA family ABC transporter substrate-binding protein: protein MKKKLLSLGLVTLLAVGLAACSGSQAAKDKDSKNEENKTLVVGASPTPHAEILEKAKPLLKEKGYDLEVKVFQDYVLPNKALAEKEIDANYFQHIPYLEKEIKDKNYDFANAGAIHLEKMAFYSKSVKKPTDVKDGATVLVSNSQTDWGRVITMLQDADLVKVKEGTDLVNATFDDIEENPKNLKFKYDIDPAILTTAYQNDEGDLIAINANFAENIQLNPEKDGVIVEKDNSPYANVIATRTDDKDDERVKALIEVLHSKEIKDFINEKWNGTISVVD from the coding sequence ATGAAAAAGAAATTATTATCACTCGGGTTAGTGACACTTTTAGCGGTAGGATTAGCAGCTTGTTCAGGGAGTCAAGCAGCAAAAGATAAGGATTCAAAAAATGAAGAGAATAAAACATTAGTGGTAGGAGCTTCACCAACACCTCATGCTGAAATTTTAGAAAAAGCGAAACCTCTTTTGAAAGAAAAAGGCTATGATTTAGAAGTAAAAGTTTTTCAAGATTATGTGTTACCAAATAAAGCGTTAGCTGAAAAAGAAATTGATGCGAATTATTTCCAACACATTCCTTACTTAGAAAAGGAAATTAAAGATAAAAATTATGATTTTGCTAATGCGGGTGCGATTCACTTAGAAAAGATGGCTTTCTACTCTAAATCAGTTAAGAAACCAACTGATGTTAAAGACGGAGCAACTGTTTTAGTGAGTAACTCTCAAACAGACTGGGGACGCGTGATTACAATGCTTCAAGATGCTGATTTAGTGAAAGTTAAAGAAGGCACTGACTTAGTTAATGCAACCTTTGATGATATTGAAGAAAACCCAAAAAACTTGAAATTCAAGTATGATATTGATCCAGCTATTTTAACAACAGCTTACCAAAATGATGAAGGAGATTTAATTGCGATTAACGCAAACTTTGCTGAGAATATCCAATTAAACCCTGAAAAAGATGGCGTTATTGTTGAAAAGGATAACTCACCGTACGCTAACGTGATTGCAACAAGAACAGATGATAAAGATGATGAAAGAGTGAAAGCATTAATTGAAGTGCTACATTCAAAAGAAATTAAAGATTTTATCAATGAAAAATGGAATGGCACTATTTCAGTAGTCGATTAA
- a CDS encoding LysR family transcriptional regulator translates to MLTKQYQYVIEVAETGNFSKAAENLFMAQSSLSQYIKKLEKELGVLLFDRSTQPVKLTEAGKSYLKTAYDITFLEKQLLNQLETFQQVKKKKIILGITRYWGSLLLPRILPAFQKRYPFIQLEMKEGKTKDLIDWLDNKRIDIAFFTASSQDSQHFSFYEETFLLKEEIQLAVSSQLLESYHLSNQKMTPQRMMQLPLLTLRKGQKLRGIFDEFAKEVKDKPTIIMETENITTAYKLASVGTGATLIPEKILELTSPFDEVLHLSFEKPAFWELKAFTLKDSTTNEACDYLMLLAQKAFLI, encoded by the coding sequence ATGTTGACGAAACAATATCAATACGTTATTGAAGTAGCTGAAACGGGTAATTTTTCTAAAGCTGCTGAAAATCTCTTCATGGCGCAATCTTCTTTGAGTCAATACATCAAAAAATTAGAAAAGGAATTAGGTGTTTTACTGTTTGATCGCTCCACTCAACCAGTGAAACTAACTGAAGCTGGAAAATCTTATTTAAAAACAGCTTATGACATCACTTTTCTAGAAAAACAATTACTAAATCAACTAGAGACTTTTCAACAAGTTAAAAAGAAAAAAATTATTTTAGGTATTACGAGATATTGGGGAAGTCTCCTTTTACCACGCATTTTGCCAGCGTTTCAAAAACGATATCCTTTTATCCAGTTAGAAATGAAAGAAGGAAAAACAAAAGATTTGATTGACTGGCTTGATAACAAACGAATAGACATTGCTTTTTTTACAGCTTCTAGTCAAGATTCTCAGCACTTTTCCTTTTATGAAGAAACCTTTCTTTTAAAAGAAGAAATTCAGTTAGCTGTGTCTTCACAATTATTAGAATCATATCATTTGTCAAATCAAAAAATGACACCACAAAGAATGATGCAACTACCTCTTTTAACTTTGAGAAAAGGACAGAAATTAAGAGGTATCTTTGATGAGTTTGCTAAAGAGGTAAAAGATAAACCAACAATCATCATGGAAACAGAAAACATTACAACGGCTTACAAATTAGCAAGTGTTGGTACAGGAGCTACCCTTATTCCAGAGAAAATATTAGAACTGACTTCTCCCTTTGATGAGGTTCTTCACCTTAGCTTTGAAAAACCAGCCTTTTGGGAACTTAAAGCTTTTACTTTAAAGGATTCTACTACTAATGAAGCCTGTGATTATTTAATGCTACTTGCTCAAAAAGCATTTTTAATTTAA
- a CDS encoding acyclic terpene utilization AtuA family protein — MDELRVLVPNGMMGYGFPLEDFERGLAEKPHAIVVDAGSTDSGPQKLALGEMTCPVSAYQKELAILIPAAKKHNIPLIVSSAGGDGTNQHVDLFVEIVKEIATEQKLNIKVASIYSDIPKETVQKELANHNVIPMTNVPELTEDDINETSVITAQMGAEPYLELLKKGDERPDVIIGGRTYDPAPTAALGIHYGFSPALAWHMGKIIECGAICCVPTGKTVLGRLREDHFLIEPMNPNSKALPHSVAAHTMYEKSSATLLPGPGGVLNLKNCTFEAETDRIARISGSQFEVDSTYRIKLEGAKTVGYRSITVMGLRDPILINQLDDILAYVKNQVTKELPEEAEQSQLIFHPYGKNAVMQHLESVTDVGHEVCVIAEVASPTQEMAQLLVNRVRTTLLHYHYPGRIATSGNIGMPFTPLEIPLGLVCQFSVYHLMTIDNPVTPFEVKQWEVN; from the coding sequence ATGGATGAACTTAGAGTACTTGTGCCAAATGGGATGATGGGATATGGTTTTCCTTTAGAAGATTTTGAAAGGGGTTTAGCAGAAAAACCTCATGCCATTGTGGTTGATGCTGGCTCAACAGATAGCGGTCCACAAAAATTGGCTTTAGGAGAGATGACTTGTCCAGTATCAGCTTATCAAAAGGAATTAGCTATTTTAATTCCAGCAGCTAAAAAACACAATATTCCGCTAATTGTCAGTTCAGCTGGAGGAGACGGAACAAATCAACATGTCGATTTATTCGTTGAGATTGTTAAAGAAATAGCAACAGAGCAAAAACTGAATATTAAAGTAGCTTCGATTTATAGTGATATTCCAAAAGAAACAGTCCAAAAGGAATTAGCTAATCACAATGTTATTCCGATGACGAATGTACCTGAATTAACAGAAGATGATATAAATGAAACATCAGTTATAACCGCTCAAATGGGAGCAGAACCTTATTTAGAGTTATTGAAAAAGGGAGATGAACGCCCAGATGTGATTATTGGTGGTCGAACTTATGATCCAGCTCCAACTGCAGCTTTAGGCATTCATTATGGTTTCTCACCAGCTTTAGCTTGGCATATGGGTAAAATCATTGAATGTGGTGCCATCTGTTGTGTTCCAACGGGTAAAACAGTATTAGGTAGACTAAGAGAAGACCATTTCTTAATTGAACCAATGAATCCGAATTCTAAGGCTTTACCTCATTCAGTTGCAGCTCACACGATGTATGAAAAAAGTAGTGCGACCTTATTACCAGGACCAGGTGGCGTGTTAAATCTAAAAAATTGTACCTTTGAAGCTGAGACTGATAGAATTGCGCGCATAAGCGGTAGTCAGTTTGAAGTGGATTCGACTTATCGAATTAAACTAGAGGGAGCTAAAACAGTTGGTTATCGTTCTATTACCGTTATGGGATTAAGAGATCCTATTCTAATTAATCAACTAGATGATATTTTAGCTTATGTTAAAAATCAGGTGACAAAAGAATTACCCGAAGAAGCAGAGCAAAGCCAATTAATTTTCCATCCTTATGGTAAAAATGCAGTGATGCAACATTTAGAAAGTGTCACTGATGTGGGACATGAAGTTTGTGTGATAGCAGAAGTTGCTTCACCAACGCAAGAGATGGCTCAATTATTAGTTAACCGAGTGAGAACAACGCTTCTTCATTACCATTACCCAGGACGTATTGCGACATCAGGAAATATCGGGATGCCATTTACCCCGCTTGAAATACCTCTTGGTTTAGTTTGTCAGTTTAGTGTTTATCATCTGATGACAATTGATAATCCTGTAACACCTTTTGAAGTTAAACAATGGGAGGTTAATTAA
- a CDS encoding DUF4387 domain-containing protein, which yields MLLQEYAQVIRSKNSGPFELTIDIIFKSLEDYQFFKEKELLTIEKVAELYQMKQEEIINFEYFEAARGIKITIPRPWNQGSIGESDMHGSQQYANLLSVEVSE from the coding sequence ATGTTATTACAAGAGTATGCACAAGTGATTCGTAGTAAAAATTCAGGTCCTTTCGAACTAACAATCGATATTATTTTTAAAAGTTTAGAAGACTATCAATTTTTTAAAGAAAAAGAACTATTAACAATTGAAAAAGTAGCTGAACTTTATCAAATGAAACAAGAAGAGATCATCAATTTTGAATACTTTGAAGCAGCAAGAGGCATTAAAATTACAATTCCTAGACCTTGGAATCAAGGAAGTATTGGTGAAAGTGATATGCATGGTTCACAACAATATGCGAATCTCTTAAGTGTAGAAGTTTCTGAATAA